The Microcebus murinus isolate Inina chromosome 4, M.murinus_Inina_mat1.0, whole genome shotgun sequence genome has a segment encoding these proteins:
- the LOC105883377 gene encoding olfactory receptor 52R1-like: protein MMLPSRNISSHPVSFILLGMPGLESAQFWIAFPLCVMYMVIVLGNIILLHIIRIDRTLHEPMYLFLAMLAITDLVLSSSTQPKMLAIFWFHAHEIEYHACLIQVFFIHTFSSVESGVLMAMALDRYVAICFPLQHSSILIPSVVVKLGSVVLMRGLLLVSPFCFMVSRMPFCDNQVIPQAYCEHMAVLKLVCADTRVNRGYGLFVAFSVVGFDMTVISISYVMILRAVLRLPSGEASLKAFGTCASHICVILALYIPALFSYLTHRFGHHVPRMVQIIFAYLYLLVPPMLNPIIYGVGTKQIRDKVVQGFSGKDL from the coding sequence ATGATGTTGCCTTCAAGGAACATCTCTTCTCATCCTGTGTCCTTCATCCTACTTGGAATGCCAGGACTGGAGAGTGCCCAATTCTGGATTGCCTTTCCACTCTGTGTCATGTATATGGTGATTGTACTTGGGAATATCATTCTTCTTCATATAATCCGAATAGACCGCACCCTGCATGAGCCAATGTATCTCTTTCTGGCCATGCTGGCGATCACTGACCTggtcctctcctcctccacccagccTAAGATGTTGGCCATATTCTGGTTCCATGCCCATGAGATCGAATATCATGCCTGCCTCATCCAGGTGTTCTTCATCCATACCTTTTCTTCTGTGGAGTCTGGGGTGCTCATGGCTATGGCCTTGGACCGCTATGTGGCTATCTGCTTCCCACTCCAACACTCCAGCATCCTGATCCCATCAGTAGTGGTCAAACTGGGGTCTGTCGTGCTGATGAGAGGGCTACTCTTGGTGAGCCCCTTCTGCTTCATGGTCTCCAGGATGCCCTTCTGTGACAACCAGGTCATTCCCCAGGCATACTGTGAACACATGGCTGTGCTGAAGTTGGTGTGTGCCGACACCAGAGTAAATCGTGGGTATGGGCTCTTCGTGGCCTTCTCTGTTGTTGGCTTTGATATGACTGTCATCAGTATATCGTACGTGATGATTTTGAGAGCTGTGCTTCGGTTGCCTTCAGGTGAAGCCTCCCTCAAGGCTTTTGGCACCTGTGCCTCCCATATCTGTGTTATCTTGGCTTTATATATACCAGCCCTTTTTTCTTACCTCACCCACCGTTTTGGCCACCATGTACCCCGCATGGTACAAATTATCTTTGCTTATCTCTATCTCCTGGTGCCTCCCATGCTCAACCCCATCATCTACGGAGTTGGAACCAAACAGATCAGGGATAAGGTTGTCCAAGGATTTAGTGGAAAAGACCTCTGA
- the OR51F1 gene encoding olfactory receptor 51F1 — protein sequence MLQNQDNMKILSNLTSKFPTFLLTGIPGLESVHIWMSIPFCCLYTIALSGNGMILFAIITKQSLHEPMYYFLSMLSATDLGLTVSTMSTTLGILWFDAREISLDSCIVQMFFLHGFTFLESGVLVAMAFDRYVAICDPLRYTTILTNSRIIQMGILMIIRTVVLIVPLLLLLKPLHFCKMNVLSHSYCYHPDVIKLACSDIWANSICGLIDLILTTGIDTPCIVLSYILIIQSVLSIASPEERHKVFSTCVSHIGAVAIFYIPMLSLSLVHRYGRSAPKVLHSMMANVYLLLPPVLNPIIYSVKTKQIRKAILSLLLTK from the coding sequence ATGCTACAAAACCAGGACAACATGAAAATCCTAAGCAACTTGACATCTAAATTTCCAACCTTCTTGCTGACTGGCATCCCTGGCCTAGAATCTGTCCACATCTGGATGTCCATTCCCTTCTGTTGTCTTTACACCATTGCCCTCTCTGGAAATGGCATGATCCTGTTTGCCATCATTACCAAGCAGAGTCTCCATGAACCCATGTACTATTTCCTCTCCATGCTGTCAGCCACTGATCTGGGCCTGACTGTTTCCACAATGTCAACCACATTAGGTATCCTCTGGTTTGATGCACGTGAAATCAGTCTAGATTCCTGCATTGTCCAGATGTTTTTTCTTCATGGATTCACTTTCCTAGAGTCTGGGGTGCTGGTGGCCATGGCCTTTGACCGCTATGTGGCAATCTGTGATCCTCTGAGGTACACTACCATTCTCACTAATTCCAGAATCATTCAGATGGGTATCCTGATGATTATACGCACTGTAGTATTAATAGTACCACTACTCTTGCTCCTTAAGCCTCTCCATTTCTGCAAAATGAATGTCCTTTCCCACTCCTATTGTTACCAtccagatgtgattaaattagcATGTTCAGACATTTGGGCTAATAGCATCTGTGGATTAATTGATCTAATCCTGACTACAGGAATAGATACACCATGCATTGTTCTGTCTTATATCTTAATTATTCAATCTGTCCTCAGCATCGCCTCCCCTGAAGAACGGCACAAGGTCTTTAGCACCTGTGTCTCCCACATTGGAGCAGTTGCTATTTTCTACATCCCTATGCTGAGCTTGTCCTTGGTGCATCGCTATGGTCGGTCAGCCCCCAAAGTGCTCCATTCAATGATGGCCAATGTGTACCTGCTCTTGCCCCCTGTGCTCAACCCCATCATATATAGTGTGAAAACGAAACAGATCCGCAAGGCTATACTCAGTCTGCTTCTTACAAAATAA
- the LOC105883379 gene encoding olfactory receptor OR51C1-like: MSTFYNSTSTTFLLMGIPGLEWAHAWISIPFCCLYLTALSGNTLILFVVLTEPSLHEPMYYFLSMLSTTDIGLCISTLVTVLGIFWLNAREISFNACLSQMFFIHLFTFMESSVLLAMAFDRFVAISNPLRYATILTHARITQIGLAVITRGTVILTPLVLLLKRLSFCRSHVLHHSYCFHPDVMKLSCSDTTINSAFGLTAIISTAGVDSIFILLSYVLIIRSVLSIASPEERKKAFSTCISHITAVAIFYIPLISLSFVHRFGKHAPAFVPTLIANVYLLLPPVMNPIIYSVKTKQIQKAVLKLVCSKGTQI, encoded by the coding sequence ATGTCGACCTTCTATAACTCCACTTCCACTACTTTCCTCCTGATGGGAATCCCTGGACTTGAGTGGGCCCATGCCTGGATCTCCATTCCCTTCTGCTGCCTCTATTTGACTGCCCTTTCTGGGAATACTCTGATCCTATTCGTAGTCCTCACTGAGCCCAGCCTCCACGAGCCCATGTACTATTTCCTCTCCATGTTGTCCACCACTGACATTGGCTTGTGCATCTCTACTCTGGTGACAGTGCTGGGAATCTTCTGGCTCAATGCCCGGGAAATCAGCTTCAATGCTTGTTTATCACAGATGTTCTTCATTCACCTCTTCACTTTCATGGAATCTTCAGTGCTCCTGGCTATGGCCTTTGATCGTTTTGTGGCCATTTCTAACCCCTTGAGATACGCCACCATTCTAACTCATGCAAGAATCACACAGATTGGTTTGGCAGTCATTACCAGGGGAACTGTCATTTTGACACCACTAGTCCTGCTTCTTAAGCGATTGTCCTTCTGCCGCAGCCATGTGCTCCACCACTCCTACTGCTTCCACCCTGATGTGATGAAGCTCTCATGTTCAGACACAACAATCAATAGTGCATTTGGACTAACTGCGATCATCTCCACTGCTGGAGTCGACTCCATCTTCATTCTGCTCTCCTACGTCCTAATCATCCGCTCAGTGCTCAGCATTGCTTCcccagaggagaggaagaaggccTTCAGCACCTGCATTTCTCATATCACCGCTGTGGCCATTTTCTACATCCCTCTGATCAGCCTGTCCTTTGTCCACAGATTTGGAAAACATGCCCCCGCCTTTGTGCCCACCCTCATTGCTAATGTGTACCTTCTCCTGCCACCTGTGATGAATCCCATCATCTACAGCGTGAAAACCAAGCAGATTCAGAAAGCTGTGCTCAAACTCGTATGTTCCAAGGGAACTCAGATTTAA